A stretch of the Bradyrhizobium sp. CCBAU 53351 genome encodes the following:
- a CDS encoding GlxA family transcriptional regulator, which yields MIGILIFPDFQLLDAAGPISVFEVAARCAGKPLALRVLALNAGPVRSSSGVEMMARDFKSANAITTLVIAGGVGVADAARCEVTRAFLQRLAKRGVRVASVCSGAYVLAEAGLLDGRRATTHWGRTRDFVARYPKVKFEPDQIFTRDGNVWTSAGITAGIDLALAMVTEDLGEEIAQEAARHLVLYHRRSGGQSQFSSLLELKTPNGRFGALLSWARENLDAPLTVEDLADRAGMSARHFARAFAAETGTTPSKAIERLRLEVARERVQSSREGIELVAEATGFRDPERMRRAFIRAFGQPPQALRRAARTS from the coding sequence ATGATCGGCATTCTGATCTTCCCGGACTTCCAGCTGCTCGATGCGGCCGGCCCGATCTCGGTGTTCGAGGTCGCGGCACGCTGCGCCGGCAAGCCGCTGGCGCTGCGGGTGCTGGCGCTGAATGCGGGACCTGTGCGCAGCTCCTCCGGCGTCGAGATGATGGCGCGCGATTTCAAGTCGGCGAATGCCATCACCACGCTGGTGATCGCGGGCGGTGTGGGCGTTGCTGATGCTGCGCGCTGCGAGGTCACGCGCGCCTTCCTGCAGCGGCTGGCAAAGCGCGGCGTGCGCGTCGCGAGCGTCTGCTCGGGCGCCTATGTGCTCGCCGAGGCGGGCCTGCTCGACGGCCGCCGCGCCACCACGCATTGGGGACGCACGCGCGATTTCGTCGCGCGCTATCCCAAGGTGAAGTTCGAGCCGGACCAGATATTCACCCGCGACGGCAATGTGTGGACATCGGCGGGCATCACCGCAGGCATCGACCTTGCGCTCGCCATGGTGACCGAAGATCTCGGCGAGGAAATCGCGCAGGAGGCGGCACGCCACCTCGTGCTGTATCATCGCCGCAGCGGCGGCCAGTCGCAGTTCTCCTCGCTGCTGGAGCTGAAGACGCCGAACGGCCGCTTCGGCGCGCTGTTGTCCTGGGCGCGCGAAAATCTCGACGCACCACTGACGGTGGAGGACCTCGCCGATCGCGCCGGCATGAGCGCGCGGCATTTCGCCCGCGCCTTCGCCGCCGAGACCGGCACGACCCCGTCGAAGGCGATCGAGCGGCTCCGGCTCGAGGTCGCGCGCGAGCGCGTGCAGTCGTCGCGCGAGGGGATCGAGCTCGTTGCGGAAGCCACGGGATTCCGTGATCCCGAGCGTATGCGCCGCGCTTTCATCCGCGCCTTCGGCCAGCCGCCGCAGGCGCTACGGCGCGCGGCAAGGACCAGTTAG
- a CDS encoding DJ-1/PfpI family protein: MSSPLQIGLLIFPRVTQLDFTGPLQVFAMVPGAKLHLIWKRIEQVASDSVLTLTPTTTFAECPQLDVICVPGGGGTNDLLGDEEVLDFLRKQAEGAKYVTSVCTGSLALGAAGLLKGYRAATHWSAMEMLSQFGATPTKSRVCIDRNRITGGGVTAGIDFALTLVSILIDRTTAEAIQLQMEYNPAPPFNSGSPDTAPAEVMALLRERGAQNQARRLEAVKRAAERVT; this comes from the coding sequence ATGTCGTCACCGCTCCAGATCGGTCTTCTGATATTTCCGCGCGTCACCCAGCTCGACTTCACCGGTCCCCTGCAGGTGTTCGCCATGGTGCCCGGCGCGAAGCTGCATTTGATCTGGAAGCGGATCGAGCAGGTCGCAAGCGATTCCGTGCTGACGCTGACGCCGACCACGACGTTCGCCGAGTGCCCGCAACTCGACGTGATCTGCGTGCCGGGCGGCGGCGGCACCAACGACCTGCTGGGCGACGAGGAAGTGCTCGACTTCCTGCGCAAGCAGGCCGAGGGCGCGAAATATGTCACCTCCGTCTGCACGGGATCGCTGGCGCTCGGCGCCGCCGGCCTGCTCAAGGGCTACCGCGCCGCGACCCATTGGAGCGCGATGGAGATGCTCAGCCAGTTCGGTGCCACGCCGACCAAGTCGCGCGTCTGCATCGACCGCAATCGCATCACCGGCGGCGGCGTCACCGCCGGAATCGATTTCGCGCTGACACTGGTGTCGATCCTGATCGACCGCACCACGGCGGAAGCGATCCAGCTCCAGATGGAATACAACCCGGCCCCGCCGTTCAATTCGGGCTCACCCGATACGGCACCGGCCGAAGTGATGGCCCTGCTGCGGGAGCGCGGCGCGCAAAATCAGGCGCGGCGGCTGGAGGCGGTGAAGCGCGCGGCCGAGCGGGTGACGTAG
- a CDS encoding response regulator, whose amino-acid sequence MPRILVVDDDPMVGATIEVLLQRQGFDVTLADGGETGLAALEAQAFEVMLVDIFMPHMRGFESIRIFHERAPATPLIAMSGYAFASSASPSPDFLRMALELGATRCLRKPFTPEALLTTIRECLAGESAQPKDKKEAP is encoded by the coding sequence ATGCCGCGTATTCTCGTGGTTGATGACGATCCGATGGTCGGCGCGACCATCGAGGTCCTCCTCCAACGTCAGGGCTTCGACGTCACGCTGGCCGACGGTGGTGAAACAGGACTGGCTGCGCTGGAAGCGCAAGCCTTCGAGGTGATGCTGGTCGACATCTTCATGCCGCACATGCGCGGCTTCGAGTCCATCCGCATTTTCCACGAGCGCGCACCAGCTACTCCGCTGATCGCGATGTCCGGTTACGCCTTCGCATCATCCGCCTCGCCTTCTCCCGATTTCCTCCGCATGGCGCTGGAGCTCGGCGCAACGCGCTGCCTGCGCAAGCCGTTCACGCCGGAAGCGTTGCTGACCACGATCCGGGAATGCCTCGCGGGCGAGAGCGCACAGCCGAAGGACAAGAAAGAAGCCCCTTGA
- a CDS encoding Na+-dependent transporter yields the protein MASPLQSISALPARVLTWLGSQGTRGVAAIVFIAAAVPPLGALLRPYLTEAILCLLCISFMRVDLAALYSHLRRPALVATATAWTTIGVPLIVGLIAHATGLTARAPGLSLALMLQSMASPMMASPALAALMGLDATLVLITLVTSTALVPFTASIFAGLFLGDMLSITPLTLGLKLLGILATSLLAATIIRWIFGAEAIRRHKTPIDGLNIIILFIFAAAIMGDVVSDLLAQPLFTLSLAALSFAIYFTLLAITTLLFRRIGTERALALGLMVSQRNLGLMLAATAGVLPPTTWLYFAMTQFPIHLAPYLLMPIARRLTARAKASGSPATSAP from the coding sequence ATGGCCTCTCCACTGCAATCCATCTCCGCTCTCCCGGCGCGCGTCCTGACCTGGCTCGGCAGCCAGGGCACGCGCGGCGTCGCCGCCATCGTGTTCATCGCGGCCGCAGTGCCGCCGCTCGGCGCATTGCTGCGTCCCTATCTCACCGAGGCTATTCTCTGCCTGCTCTGCATCTCCTTCATGCGGGTCGACCTGGCCGCGCTGTACAGCCACCTGCGCCGGCCGGCGCTGGTTGCGACAGCGACCGCCTGGACCACGATCGGCGTGCCGCTGATCGTCGGTCTGATCGCGCACGCAACCGGCCTCACGGCGCGCGCGCCCGGACTGTCGCTCGCACTGATGCTGCAGAGCATGGCCTCGCCGATGATGGCCTCCCCAGCCCTCGCCGCACTGATGGGTCTCGATGCCACGCTGGTGCTGATCACGCTGGTGACCTCGACCGCGCTGGTGCCCTTCACCGCCTCGATCTTCGCCGGCCTTTTCCTCGGCGACATGCTGAGCATCACCCCGCTGACGCTGGGCCTGAAGCTGCTGGGCATCCTCGCCACGTCGCTACTGGCCGCCACGATCATCCGATGGATCTTCGGCGCGGAGGCGATCCGGCGTCACAAGACGCCGATCGACGGCCTCAACATCATCATCCTCTTCATCTTCGCCGCCGCGATCATGGGCGACGTCGTGAGCGACCTCCTCGCACAGCCGCTCTTCACCCTCAGCCTCGCAGCTCTGTCCTTCGCGATCTATTTCACCCTTCTCGCGATCACCACGCTGCTGTTCCGCCGCATCGGCACCGAGCGCGCGCTGGCGCTCGGACTGATGGTGTCACAGCGCAATCTCGGCCTGATGCTGGCGGCAACCGCCGGTGTATTGCCACCCACCACCTGGCTCTATTTCGCGATGACGCAGTTTCCGATCCACCTTGCGCCGTACCTGCTGATGCCGATCGCGCGGCGGCTGACGGCGCGCGCGAAGGCCTCCGGCTCTCCCGCAACCAGCGCGCCCTAA
- a CDS encoding BA14K family protein has protein sequence MNSLRVLSAAATLALVLPMSSPSFAQNPGPRSVGGISAGGGGGGGAHFGGGGGARMGGGAAIHGGGGNFAAGLAARPSGGNFIASPGPRTAVSPSFGGSRGVATAGNWQGGSNWSGRHWHHRHGGGFWPGFAAGAAIGGVGSYAYYGGGYYDDPYYYGDSYYDEPSVAVVPDSGGDSSAYCAQRYKSYDPASGTYLGYDGQRHPCP, from the coding sequence ATGAACAGTCTGAGAGTTTTGAGTGCCGCCGCAACGCTGGCGCTCGTTCTACCCATGAGCTCACCGAGCTTCGCGCAGAACCCTGGCCCCCGTAGTGTCGGTGGTATCTCAGCCGGCGGTGGCGGCGGTGGCGGCGCTCACTTCGGTGGTGGCGGCGGTGCACGCATGGGCGGCGGCGCAGCGATCCACGGCGGCGGCGGCAATTTCGCGGCCGGCCTGGCGGCGCGTCCGAGCGGCGGCAATTTCATAGCGAGCCCGGGGCCCCGCACCGCCGTCTCGCCGTCGTTCGGCGGCAGCCGCGGCGTCGCGACGGCCGGCAACTGGCAAGGGGGAAGCAACTGGAGCGGTCGCCACTGGCACCATCGTCATGGCGGCGGTTTCTGGCCCGGCTTCGCGGCAGGCGCGGCGATCGGCGGCGTAGGCTCGTACGCCTATTACGGCGGCGGCTATTACGATGATCCCTATTACTATGGCGACAGCTACTATGACGAGCCATCAGTGGCAGTGGTTCCCGACAGCGGGGGTGACTCCTCGGCCTATTGCGCGCAGCGCTACAAATCGTATGACCCGGCTTCGGGCACCTATCTCGGTTATGACGGTCAACGGCATCCCTGCCCGTAA
- a CDS encoding NADH:ubiquinone oxidoreductase subunit NDUFA12, with protein sequence MKQFFLKLFTWWNGQTFGTQLWTKRYGELVGQDEQGNLYYRTRGGVVDPTLGFERRWVVYNGYAEASRIPPSWHGWIHHVVDVPPTEANYQPREWEKPHQPNLTGTAMAYRPSGSTLASGKRPKATGDYQPWTPG encoded by the coding sequence ATGAAACAGTTCTTCCTCAAGCTCTTCACCTGGTGGAATGGCCAGACTTTTGGCACCCAACTCTGGACCAAGCGGTACGGGGAGCTGGTCGGCCAGGACGAGCAAGGCAATCTCTACTATCGCACCCGCGGCGGGGTGGTCGATCCGACCCTCGGCTTCGAGCGGCGCTGGGTGGTCTATAACGGCTATGCCGAAGCGAGCCGGATCCCACCGTCCTGGCACGGCTGGATCCATCACGTCGTCGACGTGCCGCCGACCGAGGCCAATTATCAGCCGCGCGAGTGGGAGAAGCCGCACCAGCCGAATCTCACCGGCACGGCGATGGCCTACCGTCCCTCGGGATCGACCCTCGCCAGCGGCAAGCGTCCGAAGGCGACCGGCGACTATCAGCCCTGGACGCCTGGCTAG
- a CDS encoding CHASE3 domain-containing protein has product MIPTQRVILGAGLAILLIITAASIALDVKSRSDAAWVHQTVQVQKNISDLRVLLRRAESAARGFELYRNPAFSSEFDSVHAQIAPALAELKRSVRDNPDQVALLEGTEPLALRRVEIAATAMRLRAANDEAGIAALNGKAEGRGLMDTVMANLDRLSAEEERLLAVRSQDSRRNGIVLLGIDVAGAMVILLLVVMVMREGRRTEVALKSTLMETTAAKEALAAAVAERTEHLVTAHDELRLSVNVLQSTFHSMAEAVLVIDTEGNVLLSNPAAERMLLHRTGMNLRNLRAMSDVFHGDGVTPMKADELPSVRVLRGEKFEDLEMIVRPHSGNPPRHLMVSGRPMLDGQGEISGAVLVYHDATMSRETERQLYQSQKLDAIGKLTGGVAHDFNNMLTVISGNTETLVEGLKQQPELQRVARLIDDAAERCAELIQHLLAFARRQPLQPRNVEINAAIADIAKLLRPTLGEQIQIETVLEQGPMTAHIDPSRLTNAVLNMAINARDAMPNGGKLLLETHRVVLDEAYVQAHADVAAGPYIMLAVSDTGTGMTIETQHKAFEPFFTTKEVGKGSGLGLSMVYGFVKQSGGHIKIYSEEGHGTTIKLYLPPGEGTTEIAAAAAPQAEGGAETILVVEDDNLVRNFVTGQLQSLGYKTVAAPDGKAALDLIAAGQTFDLLFTDVVMPGGMSGRELADEVVKLRPGVKVLYTSGYTDNAIVHHGKLDDGVLLLTKPYRRNQLAEMIRKALGP; this is encoded by the coding sequence TTGATTCCAACGCAGCGCGTCATTCTGGGTGCCGGACTTGCCATCCTCCTGATCATCACCGCGGCCTCGATCGCCCTCGACGTCAAGTCGCGGTCCGATGCGGCGTGGGTCCATCAGACCGTCCAGGTGCAGAAGAATATCTCCGATCTGCGCGTGCTGCTGCGCCGCGCCGAGAGCGCCGCGCGCGGCTTTGAGCTCTATCGCAATCCAGCCTTCAGCAGCGAATTCGACTCCGTTCACGCCCAGATCGCGCCGGCCCTCGCCGAGCTCAAGCGCAGCGTGCGCGACAACCCCGATCAGGTCGCGCTGCTGGAGGGTACCGAGCCGCTGGCGCTGCGCCGCGTCGAGATCGCCGCGACCGCGATGCGCCTGCGCGCCGCGAACGACGAGGCCGGCATAGCCGCGCTCAACGGCAAGGCCGAGGGCCGTGGCCTGATGGACACGGTGATGGCCAATCTCGACCGTCTGAGCGCGGAGGAAGAACGTCTGCTCGCCGTGCGCTCCCAGGATTCGCGTCGCAACGGCATCGTGCTGCTCGGCATCGACGTCGCCGGCGCGATGGTGATCCTTCTGCTGGTCGTGATGGTGATGCGTGAGGGCCGACGCACGGAGGTCGCGCTCAAGAGCACGCTGATGGAGACCACAGCCGCCAAGGAAGCGCTTGCCGCGGCGGTGGCCGAGCGCACCGAGCATCTGGTCACCGCACATGACGAGCTGCGCCTGTCGGTCAACGTGCTGCAGAGCACGTTCCACAGCATGGCGGAGGCGGTGCTGGTCATCGATACCGAAGGCAATGTCCTGCTGTCCAATCCGGCCGCCGAGCGCATGCTGCTGCATCGGACCGGCATGAACCTGCGCAATCTGCGTGCGATGTCGGACGTGTTTCACGGCGACGGCGTCACGCCGATGAAGGCCGACGAGCTGCCCTCGGTGCGCGTGCTGCGCGGCGAGAAGTTCGAGGACCTGGAGATGATCGTCCGCCCGCACAGCGGCAATCCTCCCCGCCATCTCATGGTCAGCGGCCGGCCGATGCTGGACGGACAAGGCGAGATTTCCGGCGCTGTGCTGGTCTATCACGACGCGACCATGTCGCGCGAGACCGAGCGGCAGCTGTACCAGTCGCAGAAGCTGGACGCCATCGGCAAGCTGACAGGCGGCGTCGCGCACGACTTCAACAACATGCTGACTGTGATCTCCGGCAACACCGAGACGCTGGTGGAAGGCCTGAAGCAGCAGCCCGAGCTGCAGCGCGTGGCGCGGCTGATCGACGATGCCGCCGAGCGCTGCGCCGAGCTGATCCAGCATCTGCTCGCCTTTGCGCGCCGGCAGCCGCTGCAGCCGCGCAACGTCGAGATCAACGCCGCGATCGCCGACATCGCAAAGCTCTTGCGTCCCACCCTCGGCGAGCAGATCCAGATCGAGACAGTGCTGGAACAGGGACCGATGACCGCGCATATCGACCCGTCCCGGCTCACCAATGCCGTGCTCAACATGGCGATCAACGCGCGCGACGCCATGCCGAACGGCGGCAAGCTGCTGCTGGAGACCCACCGCGTCGTGCTGGACGAGGCCTATGTGCAGGCCCATGCGGACGTGGCGGCCGGCCCCTACATCATGCTCGCCGTCAGCGACACCGGCACCGGCATGACCATCGAGACCCAGCACAAGGCGTTCGAGCCCTTCTTCACCACCAAGGAGGTCGGCAAGGGATCCGGCCTCGGCCTCTCCATGGTCTATGGCTTCGTCAAGCAGTCCGGAGGCCACATCAAGATCTACAGCGAGGAAGGCCACGGCACCACGATCAAGCTCTATTTGCCGCCGGGCGAAGGCACGACGGAGATCGCCGCCGCCGCCGCGCCGCAGGCCGAAGGCGGCGCCGAGACCATCCTCGTCGTGGAGGACGACAATCTCGTGCGCAACTTCGTCACAGGGCAGCTGCAGAGTCTCGGTTACAAGACCGTGGCCGCGCCCGACGGCAAGGCCGCGCTTGACTTGATCGCGGCCGGCCAGACGTTCGACCTGCTGTTCACCGACGTCGTCATGCCCGGCGGCATGAGCGGACGCGAGCTCGCCGACGAAGTGGTCAAGCTGCGGCCGGGCGTGAAGGTGCTCTACACCTCCGGCTACACCGACAACGCCATCGTCCATCACGGCAAGCTCGACGACGGCGTGCTGCTGCTGACCAAGCCGTACCGGAGAAACCAGCTCGCGGAGATGATCCGGAAGGCGCTGGGCCCCTAA
- a CDS encoding DUF2155 domain-containing protein, with amino-acid sequence MSNKPDSLLKPREMFRTITLTGLAALLAATALTVATPAQAQIGTIFSDPPPMRPPGTIPRGQPQPQQIPDDDEEVPELPPQGRVLPSRPMPPPPGRQGNVMPGPVESQPLAPPPGSTVAPPNQPPVAVAPPGGAQPGAPGQRQPQQKGAPGAVPQTPASLQPGDEVVTEPPAQKIVNKKATFSGLDKITGRIINFDEEIGETVQFGALRVKTDACYTRPATEATNTDAFVEVDEITLQGEVKRIFSGWMYAASPGLHGVEHPIYDIWLTDCKEPQQTIATAAPDPATKPAPPPPPAQKKAAPKQVQQRPPQPPPPIQQQQPAPPPPPPPEQRPGLFGIPGFGSR; translated from the coding sequence ATGTCCAACAAGCCCGATTCGCTGTTGAAGCCGCGCGAGATGTTTCGAACCATTACCCTGACAGGTCTTGCGGCGCTTTTGGCCGCCACCGCGCTGACGGTTGCGACGCCGGCTCAGGCGCAAATCGGCACGATCTTTTCCGATCCGCCGCCGATGCGGCCGCCCGGCACAATTCCGCGCGGCCAGCCGCAGCCGCAGCAGATTCCCGACGACGACGAAGAGGTGCCGGAGCTGCCGCCGCAGGGCCGCGTGCTGCCGTCGCGCCCGATGCCTCCGCCGCCGGGCCGGCAGGGCAATGTGATGCCGGGACCAGTCGAGAGCCAGCCGCTGGCGCCGCCGCCGGGCTCCACCGTCGCTCCGCCGAACCAGCCGCCCGTGGCGGTCGCGCCGCCGGGCGGTGCCCAGCCAGGTGCGCCCGGCCAGCGTCAGCCGCAGCAGAAGGGCGCTCCCGGCGCCGTGCCGCAGACCCCGGCAAGCCTGCAGCCGGGCGACGAGGTCGTCACCGAGCCGCCGGCGCAGAAGATCGTGAACAAGAAGGCGACCTTCTCCGGCCTCGACAAGATCACCGGACGCATCATCAATTTCGACGAGGAGATCGGCGAGACCGTCCAGTTCGGCGCGCTCAGGGTCAAGACCGACGCCTGCTACACGCGGCCGGCAACGGAGGCCACCAACACCGACGCCTTCGTCGAGGTCGACGAGATCACCTTGCAGGGCGAGGTGAAGCGCATCTTCTCGGGCTGGATGTACGCGGCAAGCCCCGGCCTGCATGGCGTCGAGCACCCGATCTACGACATCTGGCTCACCGACTGCAAAGAGCCGCAGCAGACCATCGCGACCGCGGCGCCGGATCCCGCGACCAAGCCGGCCCCTCCACCGCCGCCCGCGCAGAAGAAGGCCGCGCCGAAGCAGGTGCAGCAGCGTCCGCCGCAGCCTCCGCCGCCGATCCAGCAGCAGCAGCCGGCACCACCGCCGCCCCCGCCGCCGGAGCAGCGGCCGGGTCTGTTCGGTATCCCCGGGTTTGGTAGCCGGTAA
- a CDS encoding DMT family transporter: protein MLDSTRPVSRPRIAPAGLMFLAITSIGWGFNWPVTKFLLSELPPLTLRGVTGVLGALLLAALAILRRQSLRVDSGIWPRLLTAAVLNVTGWMVLMGLALLWLPASEAALIAYTMPVWASIIAWPVLGERPTLLRTLGLVMAFVGLASIMGGNGIAASVEKLPGIVMALAGALGFAVGTVFSKKYPIHLPPITAAAWQIGIGCLPISIIGLLVETTHLSKVTPAGWWLLVYSTVVQFCIAYVSWFAALARLPASVAAIGTMAVPVIGVVASAIALGEPLGAGQIAALVFTLAAVVLATR, encoded by the coding sequence ATGCTTGATTCGACCAGGCCGGTGTCGCGACCGCGCATCGCTCCGGCCGGCCTGATGTTCCTCGCCATCACCTCGATCGGCTGGGGTTTCAATTGGCCGGTCACGAAATTCCTGCTCTCGGAGCTGCCGCCGCTGACGCTGCGCGGCGTGACCGGGGTGCTGGGCGCGCTCCTGCTCGCTGCGCTGGCGATTCTGCGCCGGCAGAGCTTGCGTGTGGATTCGGGGATCTGGCCGCGCCTGCTCACCGCCGCCGTGCTCAACGTCACCGGCTGGATGGTGCTGATGGGGCTGGCGCTGCTCTGGCTGCCCGCCAGCGAGGCGGCGCTGATCGCCTACACCATGCCGGTCTGGGCCTCGATCATCGCCTGGCCGGTGCTGGGCGAGCGGCCGACGCTGCTCCGTACGCTCGGGCTGGTGATGGCCTTCGTCGGCCTTGCCTCGATCATGGGCGGCAACGGCATCGCCGCCAGCGTCGAGAAGCTTCCTGGCATCGTCATGGCGCTCGCCGGCGCGCTGGGCTTTGCCGTCGGCACGGTGTTCTCCAAGAAGTACCCGATCCACCTGCCGCCGATCACGGCCGCAGCCTGGCAGATCGGCATCGGCTGCCTGCCGATCTCGATCATCGGCCTGCTGGTCGAGACCACGCATCTGTCCAAGGTGACGCCGGCCGGATGGTGGCTCCTGGTTTATTCGACGGTGGTGCAGTTCTGCATCGCCTATGTCAGCTGGTTCGCGGCCCTTGCCCGGCTGCCGGCATCAGTGGCAGCGATCGGCACCATGGCGGTGCCGGTGATCGGCGTCGTCGCCTCCGCGATCGCGCTGGGCGAGCCGCTCGGGGCAGGGCAGATCGCCGCGCTGGTGTTCACGCTGGCCGCGGTGGTGCTGGCGACGCGTTAG
- the aat gene encoding leucyl/phenylalanyl-tRNA--protein transferase: MTSRDSAPSEITPAVLLRAYACGIFPMAESADDPTLFWVEPELRGVIPLDGFRVASRLARTVRSDVFRVTVNTAFKATIAGCAAPQEGREDTWINKRIRDLYGGLYQLGHCHSVEAWQGEDLVGGLYGVSLGRAFFGESMFHTARDASKVALVHLVARLIHGGFELLDTQYVTEHLKSFGAVEISRRRYTALLDKALAGEPGDFLRLSPGDAIPGARALEIIASRQ; encoded by the coding sequence ATGACTTCGCGCGACTCCGCTCCGTCTGAAATCACCCCGGCCGTGCTGCTGCGCGCCTATGCCTGCGGCATCTTCCCGATGGCGGAAAGCGCCGACGATCCGACACTGTTCTGGGTCGAGCCGGAATTGCGCGGCGTCATCCCCCTCGACGGATTTCGCGTCGCCTCGCGGCTCGCGCGCACCGTGCGCTCGGACGTCTTTCGCGTCACCGTCAACACCGCGTTCAAGGCGACGATCGCGGGCTGCGCCGCGCCGCAGGAAGGGCGCGAGGACACCTGGATCAACAAGCGCATCCGCGACCTCTATGGCGGCCTGTATCAGCTCGGCCATTGCCACAGCGTCGAGGCCTGGCAGGGTGAGGATCTCGTCGGCGGCCTGTATGGCGTCAGCCTGGGCCGCGCCTTCTTCGGCGAGAGCATGTTTCACACCGCGCGCGATGCCTCGAAGGTCGCACTGGTGCATCTGGTCGCGCGGCTGATCCATGGTGGGTTCGAGCTGCTCGACACGCAATATGTCACGGAGCATTTGAAAAGCTTCGGCGCGGTCGAGATCTCGCGGCGGCGCTATACCGCCCTGCTCGACAAGGCGCTGGCCGGCGAGCCCGGCGATTTCCTCAGGCTCTCACCCGGCGACGCGATCCCGGGCGCGCGCGCGCTCGAGATCATCGCTTCTCGACAATAA
- a CDS encoding alpha/beta hydrolase, with amino-acid sequence MPVVLDPDAAAVYKAFQEAGRPAYETLTAPEARAYYAQARFATNPDAPELARVEPLSIPAPHGAIPARLYVPKEPRRHDGLSPALVFFHGGGWVIGDLDSHDVVCRQLAVEGALVVISVDYRLAPEHKFPAAADDAIAATRWVAANARELGIDASRLSIGGDSAGGNLTAVVALAARDAGGPALAGQVLIYPATDFALTHGSHSEPETSVLLTHSVIRWFRDHYLNGAADIHDWRASPARAQSLAGLPPAYVLTAGADPLRDEGNEYAARLKQAGVPVTTRHYPGQFHGFFTMGKLLREANVAVGEIGAWLKGLG; translated from the coding sequence ATGCCCGTCGTGCTCGATCCCGATGCCGCCGCCGTCTACAAGGCCTTCCAGGAGGCCGGCCGCCCCGCCTACGAGACCCTGACCGCACCGGAGGCCCGCGCGTATTATGCGCAGGCGCGCTTTGCCACCAATCCTGACGCGCCCGAGCTCGCCCGCGTTGAGCCGCTCTCGATCCCGGCCCCGCACGGCGCCATTCCCGCCCGCCTGTATGTTCCCAAGGAGCCGCGCCGGCACGACGGCCTGTCGCCCGCGCTAGTGTTCTTCCATGGCGGCGGCTGGGTGATCGGCGACCTCGACTCCCACGACGTCGTCTGCCGACAGCTCGCGGTCGAAGGCGCGCTGGTCGTGATCTCAGTCGATTACCGCCTCGCGCCCGAGCACAAATTTCCCGCCGCGGCCGACGACGCGATCGCCGCAACCAGATGGGTTGCCGCCAACGCGCGCGAGCTCGGCATCGACGCGTCCCGGCTGTCGATCGGAGGCGACAGCGCCGGCGGCAATCTCACCGCCGTCGTGGCGCTCGCCGCGCGCGACGCCGGCGGGCCTGCACTCGCGGGCCAAGTGCTGATCTATCCCGCCACCGATTTCGCCCTCACCCATGGCTCCCACAGCGAGCCCGAGACCAGCGTGCTGCTGACGCATTCGGTGATCCGCTGGTTTCGCGACCATTATCTGAACGGCGCCGCCGACATCCACGATTGGCGCGCCTCGCCGGCGCGTGCGCAAAGCCTGGCGGGCCTGCCGCCGGCCTATGTGCTGACCGCGGGCGCCGATCCCTTGCGCGACGAAGGCAACGAATACGCCGCGCGCCTCAAGCAAGCCGGCGTTCCCGTGACGACCAGGCATTATCCCGGCCAATTCCATGGCTTCTTCACGATGGGCAAGCTGTTGCGAGAGGCCAATGTCGCCGTCGGCGAGATCGGCGCATGGCTGAAGGGATTGGGCTGA